In the genome of Pieris napi chromosome 16, ilPieNapi1.2, whole genome shotgun sequence, one region contains:
- the LOC125057334 gene encoding protein KRI1 homolog yields MTKKKLFDEDSEEDEADLKTENTYAKNYDRWREKEELHKLEQKYGQKPSSDVSGSDSEDESDDPPEISEEIETQFLKTLSLLKTKDPRVYDPNYKFFNEKVEKEKEITEDVKKVTFADSDEDDDDNPNIFNIEKKAVIEDPAQIEDEKLKKYLTGKADHINEEIEKDLEPLKALWSDPKLNDGEAFLRDYILNKRYLDSEEVETTDQKIRDDEDLEADEKTVEEQGKFERAYNFRFEEPDEEYLKRYPRTMNFIRPKDDRRSRKRAEIAQRKEEEKKKKMEEIGRMKALKLKEIQEKIAKIKEVTGNEELPFEEADIEGDFDPAEHDRRMKAIFDEQFYGEADDEKPVFPDLDEELEIENWDKFNVQQDNRQDEDELHCEDDDFNMDADYDPKVAKENLIEELKRDQNKKRRNRKRKSKLAEILAQEKPKFAPQVEKSYAEYMEEYYKMDCEDVIGDLPTRFKYRDVVPNDFGLTIEEILLADDKELTQWVPLKKLVKYRPENIEKSEVNTYRLKAADERLKKKILPSLFKDLPEEPEIVVPVEETILNKKKKKKKNKKKSKSEDATVTNDTILENQEINSEATNMAEPDKKSKKKKSHESTHEGYIVTNELSNVVNEDNLISQDIDSKNHVQSKKKKNHQSTKEVNIIANELSNLANEDNLISEEINSKNHVQSKKKKNHQSTKEVNIANELSNLGNEDNLFSQEIDSKNHVQSKKKKNTIDNVKDNSEHIEISIDDKTKVEKITTDKKSKKRHKKVLNNETILSVTSSGEINENKSQLNGNLGNVNTQTKTKKTKHNHFIVEDVTEASNKASTHARTETTQKRKANHDNSNIPRKKNKNKKQWKSHDKNENTNPLAKLSDERLKAYGLNPKKYRSFLKYKKF; encoded by the exons ATGactaaaaagaaattatttgaCGAAGATTCAGAGGAAGATGAGGCTGATTTGAAAACAGAGAATACCTATGCAAAGAATTATGATAGATGGCGGGAGAAGGAAGAACttcataaat TGGAACAGAAGTATGGTCAGAAACCCAGTTCAGATGTATCTGGGTCGGACAGCGAGGATGAAAGTGATGATCCTCCAGAAATTTCAGAAGAAATTGAAACACAATTCCTTAAAACCTTGtccttattaaaaactaaggATCCTAGAGTATATGATCCCAATTATAAATTCTTCAATGAAAAGGTGGAAAAGGAAAAAG AAATAACTGAGGATGTGAAGAAAGTGACTTTTGCTGACAGTGACgaagatgatgatgataatccaaatatatttaatattgagaAAAAAGCTGTGATAGAGGACCCTGCTCAAATTgag gatgaaaaattaaaaaaatatttaactggTAAAGCTGATCACATCAATGAAGAAATTGAAAAGGATTTGGAACCATTGAAAGCGTTGTGGTCTGATCCAAAACTGAATGACGGTGAAGCGTTTCTTAGAGACTACATCCTGAATAAGAG ATATCTAGACTCGGAAGAAGTGGAAACAACAGATCAGAAAATCCGTGACGATGAAGACCTTGAGGCTGATGAAAAGACTGTTGAGGAGCAGGGCAAGTTTGAGAGAGCATACAACTTCAGATTTGAAGAGCCTGATGAAGAATAT CTAAAACGCTATCCCAGAACTATGAACTTCATTCGTCCTAAAGACGATCGTAGATCTCGAAAGCGAGCTGAAATAGCGCAAAGGAAAGAAGAGGAGAAGAAAAAGAAGATGGAGGAGATTGGTCGAATGAAAGCTCTTAAACTGAAAGAGATTCAGGAGAAGATCGCCAAAATCAAAGAAGTCACAGGGAATGAAGAACTACCTTTTGag GAAGCAGATATAGAAGGAGACTTTGATCCAGCAGAGCACGATAGACGGATGAAAGCAATATTTGATGAACAGTTTTACGGAGAAGCTGATGATGAGAAACCGGTGTTCCCAGATCTTGATGAGGAGCTGGAGATTG AAAATTGGGACAAATTTAATGTGCAACAAGACAATAGGCAGGATGAAGATGAACTTCATTGCGAAGATGATGATTTTaat ATGGATGCTGACTACGATCCAAAAGTAGCTAAGGAGAATCTTATAGAAGAATTGAAAAGAGATCAGAACAAGAAGCGCAGAAATAGGAAACGCAAATCGAAACTGGCCGAAATACTTGCACAGGAAAAGCCAAag TTCGCTCCACAAGTGGAAAAGAGTTATGCGGAATATATGGAAGAGTACTATAAAATGGACTGTGAGGATGTTATTGGGGATCTGCCGACAAGATTCAAGTACAGAGATGTAGTACCGAATGACTTCGGACTCACTATTGAAGAG atTCTGCTGGCAGATGACAAAGAATTGACACAGTGGGTCCCACTAAAAAAACTTGTGAAATATCGTCCAGAGAATATTGAGAAGAGTGAAGTTAACACATACAGACTGAAAGCAGCGGATGAAAGATTAAAAAAGAAGATACTACCCAGTCTCTTTAAGGATCTACCAGA AGAGCCTGAAATAGTAGTACCTGTTGAAGAaactattttgaataaaaagaaaaagaagaagaaaaataaaaagaaaagtaaaTCTGAAGACGCTACTGTTACCAATGATACTATTTTAGAGAatcaagaaataaattcagAAGCGACTAACATGGCTGAACCtgataaaaaatctaaaaagaaaaagtcTCATGAGAGTACACATGAAGGTTACATTGTAACTAATGAACTGTCAAATGTAGTGAAtgaagataatttaattagtcAAGATATAGATTCTAAAAACCATGTTcagtcaaaaaagaaaaagaatcaTCAGAGTACAAAAGAAGTTAACATTATAGCTAATGAACTGTCAAATCTAGCAAAtgaagataatttaattagtgaagaaattaattctaaaaatcATGTTcagtcaaaaaagaaaaagaatcaTCAGAGTACAAAAGAAGTTAACATAGCTAATGAACTGTCAAATCTAGGAAAtgaagataatttatttagtcaaGAAATAGATTCTAAAAATCATGTTCAGtctaagaagaaaaaaaatacaatagatAATGTGAAGGATAATTCAGAACATATTGAGATTTCCATAGATGATAAAACGAAAGTTGAGAAAATAACTACAGACAAGAAAAGTAAGAAAAGACATAAAAAGGTTCTGAATAATGAAACTATTTTGAGTGTAACAAGCAGTGGAGAAATAAACGAGAATAAAAGCCAACTGAATGGCAATCTCGGTAATGTTAATACTCAAACTAAAACTAAGAAAACGAAACATAACCATTTCATAGTAGAGGATGTTACGGAAGCATCAAATAAGGCAAGTACTCACGCGAGAACTGAAACTACGCAAAAACGTAAAGCCAACCATGATAATAGCAATATCCCAAGGAAAaagaataagaataaaaaacagtGGAAGTCTCACGATAAGAATGAGAATACAAATCCCTTAGCAAAATTATCAGATGAACGTTTGAAGGCTTACGGGTTAAATCCCAAAAAGTATAGAAGTttcttgaaatataaaaagttttaa
- the LOC125057157 gene encoding pyroglutamyl-peptidase 1 codes for MNDLDYLFKPIVLVTGFGPFINHPINASWEAVKLLKKDEIEKKHKIELVQLELPVTYENVDEFVPALWETHEPKLTIHVGVSKLAKDITLEKQAHRKGYQRLDYLDKCPANNTCSADGAIRIQTKLNVEKLCSDFNGNSLDGSRAVVSLDAGRYICEYIYYTSLSIDNSRTLFVHVPDLSIYSPEQTAHALEHILDLCLEQVHIKMSNAKGDINESV; via the exons ATGAACGACttggattatttatttaaaccaataGTACTTGTGACTGGATTTGGTCCATTTATTAACCATCCTATAAATGCAAGTTGGGAAGCAGTCAAACTTTTAAAGAAGGATGAAATCGAAAAGAAGCATAAAATCGAGCTAGTTCAACTTGAACTACCTGTCACCTATGAAAATGTGGACGAGTTTGTTCCAGCTTTATGGGAGACACATGAGCCTAAG ctCACAATCCATGTTGGTGTATCAAAATTAGCTAAAGATATAACATTAGAGAAACAAGCTCACCGTAAAGGCTACCAAAGACTAGACTACTTGGATAAATGTCCAGCAAATAATACATGCAGTGCAGATGGGGCTATAAGAATTCAGACTAAACTTAATGTAGAGAAACTTTGTTCAGACTTTAATGGAAACTCTCTAGATGGCTCAAGAGCTGTAGTATCATTAGATGCTGGAAG aTATATTTGCGAGTACATTTATTACACATCTCTCAGCATTGACAATTCTCGCACATTGTTTGTACATGTTCCTGATTTATCCATTTATAGTCCTGAACAGACTGCACATGCCCTTGAACATATTTTAGACCTATGTTTAGAACAGgttcatataaaaatgtccAATGCCAAAGGGGACATAAATGAAAGTGTATAA
- the LOC125057158 gene encoding 40S ribosomal protein S9: protein MVNNRVPSVFSKTYVTPRRPFEKARLDQELKIIGEYGLRNKREVWRVKYTLARIRKAARELLTLEEKDPKRLFEGNALLRRLVRIGVLDEKQMKLDYVLGLKIEDFLERRLQTQVFKAGLAKSIHHARILIRQRHIRVRKQVVNIPSFIVRLDSGKHIDFSLKSPFGGGRPGRVKRKNLRKGQGGGAANDEEED from the exons ATGGTGAACAACCGAGTGCCGTCGGTCTTTTCGAAGACATACGTAACCCCACGTCGTCCTTTTGAGAAGGCGCGTCTTGATCAAGAATTAAAGATCATCGGTGAATATGGTCTGAGGAACAAGCGCGAGGTATGGAGAGTAAAGTACACATTGGCTAGGATCCGTAAGGCTGCCCGTGAGCTTCTAACCTTAGAAGAGAAAGATCCCAAGAGATTGTTTGAAG GTAACGCGCTTCTTCGTCGTTTGGTACGTATTGGAGTGCTGGATGAGAAGCAAATGAAGCTTGATTACGTCTTGGGTTTAAAGATTGAAGATTTCTTGGAACGTCGTCTTCAAACGCAAGTTTTCAAAGCTGGACTGGCTAAATCCATTCATCATGCCAGGATCCTCATTAGGCAGAGACATATACG TGTTCGCAAGCAAGTTGTAAACATCCCATCATTCATTGTCCGTCTGGACTCTGGTAAACACATTGACTTCTCTCTAAAGTCACCATTCGGAGGTGGCAGACCAGGACGTGTTAAGAGGAAGAACCTCCGCAAGGGACAAGGTGGTGGTGCTGCTAATGATGAGGAGGaagattaa
- the LOC125057256 gene encoding delta(24)-sterol reductase-like: protein MLPDFVKERLIKWLEDHRELVVCAFCLPASFIFTLVLRIRNAVRRFINSSQRHDGAVKEIQCRVQQWNKQPKGLLCTSRPNWLSLSTTFFQKHLHHRVPIPLYDILELNEDAMTVRVEPMCTIGDITEYLIPKGYSLAVTIELVDATLGGLAFGTGMSTHSHKAGLYHETITSYEVVLGDGSLVTATANNEYSDLYKALPWSHGSLGFLVALTLKIVNVKPYIKIKYMPVTGQKNYCDTLRDYSGANEAKPKYYPDYIEGTIFSKDEAVIMTGDYSDYDPLIPVNHCSKWYKPWFYKHVESFLKKGETEELIPLRDYLLRHNRPIFWVVEDMVSFGNHPLFRILFGWLLPPKPAFLKFTTTPGVRAYTFTKQVFQDIVLPIHELEKQIDLSTELFDKFPLLVYPCKVFDHGPSSGQLRRPPSIYMVPGTNYAMYNDLGVYGVPGKVKDKEPYNPVEAMRKMEKFTRDVGGFSFLYADIFMTRKEFEVMFDLSLYEYIRKKYKAEGAFPDLYDKVKPEIDVFAIGEKNAISSQ, encoded by the exons ATGTTACCGGATTTCGTTAAGGAGCGACTGATAAAATGGCTAGAGGATCACCGCGAGTTAGTTGTCTGCGCGTTCTGCTTGCCGGCCAGCTTCATATTTACATTAGTTCTGCGCATACGCAACGCTGTTCGGCGTTTCATTAATAGCTCACAAAGACACGATGGTGCGGTTAAAGAGATACAGTGTAGg GTGCAGCAATGGAACAAGCAGCCCAAAGGTCTGCTATGCACATCTCGGCCCAATTGGTTATCGCTATCTACAACGTTCTTTCAAAAGCACCTGCACCATCGTGTGCCCATACCATTATACGACATTTTGGAGTTAAACGAAGACGCGATGACTGTTCGAGTGGAACCGATGTGTACTATTGGAGATATTACTGAATATCTTATACCTAAAGGATATTCACTTGCTGTGACCATTGAGTTAGTTGACGCTACTTTAGGAG GTCTCGCTTTCGGTACGGGAATGTCGACTCACTCTCACAAAGCTGGCCTCTACCACGAAACAATTACGAGCTATGAAGTCGTTTTGGGTGATGGATCCTTGGTAACGGCCACCGCGAACAATGAGTACTCAGACCTATACAAAGCTCTGCCCTGGTCTCATGGCAGTTTAGGATTTCTAGTCGCGTTGACACTCAAAATAGTCAACGTTAagccttatataaaaataaaatacatgccAGTTACTGGACAGAAGAATTATTGTGATACGTTAAGGGATTATTCGGGTGCGAATGAAGCGAAACCCAAGTACTACCCTGATTATATCGAAGGCACTATATTCAGCAAGGACGAGGCCGTCATTATGACAGGAGATTATTCCGACTACGATCCATTAATTCCAGTCAATCACTGTTCTAAATGGTACAAGCCATGGTTTTACAAACACGTCgaatcatttttaaagaaaggCGAAACTGAGGAGTTGATACCTCTAAGGGATTATCTACTTCGGCATAATAGACCTATTTTCTGGGTAGTCGAAGACATGGTATCGTTTGGCAATCACCCCCTATTCAGAATTCTATTTGGCTGGTTGTTACCCCCGAAACCAGCGTTCTTGAAGTTCACTACCACCCCTGGAGTACGAGCCTACACGTTTACAAAACAGGTATTCCAAGATATCGTGTTACCTATACACGAACTGGAGAAGCAGATCGACTTAAGCACGGAGTTATTTGACAAATTTCCATTGCTCGTTTATCCGTGTAAAGTATTTGATCACGGTCCATCGTCTGGTCAGCTTCGTCGGCCGCCATCTATATATATGGTACCGGGCACTAATTACGCAATGTACAACGATTTAGGGGTGTATGGAGTACCAGGAAAGGTGAAAGATAAGGAACCGTACAATCCAGTAGAAGCGATGAGAAAAATGGAGAAATTCACACGAGACGTTGGCGGTTTCTCCTTTCTTTACGCGGACATTTTTATGACGAGGAAAGAGTTTGAGGTTATGTTTGATCTGTCATTGTACGAGTACATCAGAAAGAAGTATAAAGCGGAAGGTGCGTTCCCAGACCTGTACGATAAGGTTAAACCGGAAATTGATGTATTCGCAATTGGCGAAAAAAATGCAATATCTAGTCAATAG
- the LOC125057428 gene encoding dnaJ homolog subfamily C member 2, whose amino-acid sequence MTESETFNNCRTVAIPWPFSKGKVECAGAAFLRYYNIKCHGEDTFLEASTSKDKTEEVVFEDNVEYLRSLDPKEWKKQDHYAVLGMKDLRFKASDDDIKRAYRQKVLKHHPDKRKAQGEEVRSDDDYFTCITKAYEILGTPKNRRSFDSVDPTFDDTIPTASDVKRDGFIKTFSKYFEINARWSEKKNVPLLGDENSSREFVERFYAFWYEFDSWREFSYMDEEEKEKGSDREERRWIEKQNKVARAKLKKEEMARIRSLVDLAYANDPRIQKFKQEDKDKKLAAKRARQDAVQAKKAEEERLLKEAQLAKQKADEAERAKIEAARAEREMQKKNLRKEKKSLRDLCKTNNYYAQNDEETVSHMAAVEKICELMKLMELQDFIKELEGNGRSSFLKTMKDTEDKLEAERHALFENKKVEEHRTKKSAALKAPVEWSVEMTQLLIKAVNLFPAGTNQRWEVVANFLNQHGTFIDERRFNAKEVLNKAKDLQSSDFSKSSLKKAANEEAFDQFEKDKKKVTSTVDDNSISKNDTSKVVNGISPKVNGDVKPPKEEKSWTKTEQELLEQAIKTFPASTADRWDKIADCIPNRSKKDCMKRYKELVELVKAKKQAANLAK is encoded by the exons atgactgAAAGCGAGACTTTCAACAATTGCCGGACAGTGGCGATACCGTGGCCGTTTTCCAAGGGAAAAGTAGAATGTGCTGGTGCCGCATTTTTacgttattataatatcaaatgCCACGGTGAAGATACATTTTTAGAAGCGTCGACATCAAAAGATAAAACTGAAGAGGTCGTTTTTGAAGACAACGTAGAATATTTGCGAAGTTTAGACCCTAAAGAATGGAAAAAACAAGACCATTATGCTGTTCTCGGTATGAAAGACCTGCGTTTTAAAGCGTCTGACGATGACATCAAAAGAGCATATCGTCAAAAGGTTTTAAAACACCACCCTGACAAACGTAAAGCTCAAGGGGAGGAAGTAAGAAGTGACGATGATTACTTTACTTGTATAACAAAAGCATATGAAATTCTTGGCACCCCTAAAAATAGAAGATCATTTGACTCAGTTGATCCAACTTTTGACGATACTATTCCTACTGCTTCTGATGTCAAAAGGGatggttttattaaaacattctcTAAGTATTTTGAAATCAATGCAAGATGGTCAGAAAAAAAGAATGTACCATTATTAGGGGATGAAAACAGTTCACGGGAATTTGTGGAAAGGTTTTATGCCTTCTGGTATGAATTTGATTCTTGGCGTGAGTTTTCTTATATGGATGAGGAGGAAAAGGAAAAAGGTAGTGACAGAGAGGaaagaaggtggatagaaaaGCAGAATAAAGTAGCTCGcgcaaaactaaaaaaagaagaaatggCTAGAATTAGAAGTCTAGTGGATCTTGCATATGCTAATGATCCTAGGATTCAGAAATTTAAACAAGAAGATAAAGACAAGAAATTAGCAGCTAAGAGAGCTAGACAG GATGCTGTTCAAGCAAAGAAGGCAGAAGAAGAAAGGCTTCTCAAGGAAGCCCAGCTTGCCAAACAAAAGGCTGATGAAGCTGAGAGAGCCAAGATCGAAGCAGCAAGGGCAGAGAGAGAAATGCAAAAGAAAAATCTtaggaaagaaaaaaaatctctgcgagacttatgtaaaacaaataattactatGCTCAAAATGATGAGGAAACTGTTTCCCACATGGCTGCTGTAGAAAAGATTTGTGAACTCATGAAATTAATGGAATTACAGGACTTTATTAAGGAATTAGAAGGAAATGGTAGAAGTAGCTTTCTTAAGACAATGAAGGATACTGAAGATAAACTTGAAGCAGAACGCCATGCACtttttgaaaacaaaaaagttgAAGAACATAGAACAAAGAAAAGTGCAGCACTAAAAGCCCCTGTGGAGTGGTCTGTAGAAATGACacagttattaattaaagctgtaaatttatttccagCAGGGACAAATCAAAGATGGGAAGTTGTtgctaattttttaaatcaacatGGCACTTTCATCGATGAAAGACGTTTTAATGCTAAAGAAGTTCTTAATAAGGCTAAAGATCTACAAAGTTCAGatttttccaaaagtagtCTCAAAAAAGCAGCAAATGAAGAGGCATTTGATCAATTTGAAAAAGATAAAAAGAAAGTAACAAGTACTGTAGATGATAACAGCATATCCAAGAATGATACTTCTAAAGTTGTTAATGGAATCTCACCAAAAGTCAATGGTGATGTTAAACCTCCAAAAGAAGAAAAGTCATGGACAAAGACTGAACAGGAGTTATTGGAACAAGCAATTAAGACATTTCCGGCTAGCACTGCAGACAGATGGGATAAAATAGCTGACTGCATACCAAATAGGAGTAAAAAAGATTGTATGAAGAGATACAAAGAATTAGTAGAACTTGTAAAAGCAAAAAAACAGGCAGCCAATTTggcaaaataa